In the genome of Candidatus Zixiibacteriota bacterium, the window GATGGTGGTGTGCCAGCCGGGGATGATGCTCACCGCAAAGTCCGTGCTCACCACCGAGTGGACCGAAAGCACCAGCGGTGTCGACACACCGGCCAGAATGAGATAGGCCAGTTCGTAATGCCGCCATTGCCGATGCCCTCCCCGCCATCCGAGCGAGAAGATTCCGAATACGATTTTGCGAATGCGGGTCTTGGCGCGATCCCGAAGAGTACCCAGGTCTGGAATCAACCCAACATACCAGAAGAGGGCCGAACAAGTGAAGTAGATGCTGACAGCAAACACGTCCCACAACAACGGGCTGCGGAAATTGGGCCACATCCCCATCTGGTTCGGGATCGGAAACACGTAGTACAGCAGCCACACACGACCGACGTGGATCGAAGGAAACACGAGGGCGCAGATGACGGCGAAGATCGTCATCGCTTCGGCGAAACGGTTGATCGAGGTACGCCACCGCTGACGAAATAGAAAGAGAATGGCCGAGATGAGGGTCCCGGCATGTCCGATGCCAACCCAGAAAACGAAATTGACGATTGCCAGACCCCATCCCGCTGGAATGTTCACACCCCAGATACCGATCCCCTCGAACACCAACCACCCAATGGAACCGAGGAGTACCAGAAGCATCGAGCCGGCGAGACCCAGAAGGAGGAGCCAGGTCATGGTCGTCTTCCGTTCGGCAATCCCGCTCACCTTGGCGGTGATGGTGGCGAACGTCTGATCTCCTGTGATCAACGGCGGTTCGAGCGGCGCCATCTGGTTCGTTTCTGTTGGCTGACTCACAATACCTGTCTCTTATTTCACATTGGCTCGGCTCAACCGGCAGCCGTCTTTCCCAGTTCCGGATTTGGGTTGCGCAATTTCGCCAGGTAGGTCGTCCGCGGACTCGTGAAGTATTCTTCCAGCACCCCGTAGTTGCGGTTTGCTTTCTTGATCTGCGAGACGCGACTATTCGGATCGTTGACATTCCCGAAAACGATAGCCTGTGTTGGACAAGCCTGCTGACACGCTGTTACGATCTCTCCGTCCGCGATCTCTTTTCCGTCCCGCTTGGCCAGGATCTTCGCGCCCGCGATCCGCTGGATACAATACGTGCATTTTTCCATGACACCCCGGAACCGCACCGTCACATCCGGATTCTGCTGCATCCGCTGGGTCTCCGGGAGATCCTTGGTGTAATTGTAGAAATTGAATCGCCGGACTTTGTAAGGGCAGTTGTTGGAGCAGTAGCGGGTGCCGATACACCGGTTGTACACCATGAGATTCAGCCCTTCCTTGTCGTGCGTGGTGGCGGCCACCGGGCAGACATTCTCGCACGGCGCATTCTCGCAGTGCTGGCACGCCATCGGCTGATGCACCATCTCCGGTTCCTCCACCGAACCGGCAAAATACCGGTCCAGACGGATCCAATGCATCTCGCGCCCTCGCGATACCTGGTCTTTCCCGACGATGGGAATGTTGTTTTCCGACTGACAGGCGATCGTACAGGCGTTACAGCCGGTGCATGCATTGAGGTCGATCGTCATGCCCCACTGATAGCCGGTATCGTACTTGTGCGGATTCCAGGGCGGCACCAGCGGCGGGTGGTCGATCATCTCCGGCTTGAAATCAGGCTTATCTTTATATTCGTCGTAGGTTGCTTCACGGACGATCGGTCGTCCCTCCATACTCCAATGGTCCTGAACACTTGACAGCTCGTACATCTGACCAGTGCGTGCCGCCTGGACACCGACAGCAAAGTCGGCTGCCTCCGAGAACCTCAGGCGGTAACTGTTGAACCCAACGTTATCAGCCACGCGCCCAAAATTCTCACGACCATATCCCAGCGGAACGCTGATCGAATTATCCGCATGACCCGGGCAGATCCAAGCGGGCATCTCAAGCGTGGCGCCACGATACGTCAGGCGGACCAGCTCACCGCTCGACACACCGAGAGCTTTGGCTGTAGCGTCGCTCATTGCCGCCACATTGTCCCAGGTGAGCTTGGTGACCGAATCCGGGAGTTCCTGCAACCAGCCGTTGTTGGCGAAGCGACCATCCCACACGTGTGCTACCGTAAACGATATTTCCATACCGGCTGCGTCAGGGGAATCTGATGGGACACCGGCCTGTATCGCCGACCGCACCGAGCGATCATCGATACTGTGAGCAACCGCCGGGGGCGCACTTTCACCGAGGAGACCATCGTGAAGCATTCGCTGCCATTTGGATTCAAATGCAACCGGTCCGAACACCGGTTGCCATGTCGCGCGAACGATATCATACCCCCGCAGGTCGCGACCGGATGTCAGATGCGACAACAGTTCGATCGCGCTCTTGCCACCGAACAGCGGTTCGATCATCGGCTGGATCAAGCTGGCAGTGCCGTCGGCAGAGCGGACATCTCCCCAGATCTCGAGGAAATGCGCCTGCGGAACGTGCCAGGTGACCGCCTTGGAGGTGTCATTGATATGTGATGCGAGGTGCACGATCTGCTTGGCTTTTTTCATGGCGGATTGAAATTCCAGATCGGCGGGCGCGTTGTAGACCGGGTCACCGCCGAGCATCACCAGCGTTTCTATCGTCGCGCTTCTGAGACTCTGTACCAGCGATGTGAG includes:
- the nrfD gene encoding NrfD/PsrC family molybdoenzyme membrane anchor subunit, whose protein sequence is MAPLEPPLITGDQTFATITAKVSGIAERKTTMTWLLLLGLAGSMLLVLLGSIGWLVFEGIGIWGVNIPAGWGLAIVNFVFWVGIGHAGTLISAILFLFRQRWRTSINRFAEAMTIFAVICALVFPSIHVGRVWLLYYVFPIPNQMGMWPNFRSPLLWDVFAVSIYFTCSALFWYVGLIPDLGTLRDRAKTRIRKIVFGIFSLGWRGGHRQWRHYELAYLILAGVSTPLVLSVHSVVSTDFAVSIIPGWHTTIFPPYFVAGAIFSGFAMVLTLGIIVRKAFGLEDIITVNHLEKMNKIMLVTGMMVGYAYSCEFFIAWYSGNLYEKFAFINRAFGPYWWSYWIMVFCNVVVPQIFWFKKWRTHIAVMFVASLLINVGMWFERFVIVITLTRDFLPASWGMYTPTLWDYLTLIGSFGLFFTLFLLFVRFVPIIAMSEVKTVLPQAEVHHDLHAHPQETTGAHR
- a CDS encoding TAT-variant-translocated molybdopterin oxidoreductase, giving the protein MSREPMKQDKQYWRSLAQIADTPEFREFLHREFPQGAAEMDNSWSRRSFLTLMGASMALAGLAGCRRPVEKVVPYVKQPEEVTVGVPQYYATTMPFGLSAYGLLVKSNEGRPTKIEGNSEHPSSRGATNIWAQSAILDLYDPDRSRLVLRDGVEANWNDFVTFWRERLIYFQANQGQGLALLSESFNSPTLARLASEFRKQFPKAIWATYEPISDENIYEGIRVATGRTLRPVYHVENAQVILALDSDFLQTESENVTAMRGFAEGRRVMSQSDPMNRLYVVESSYSVTGGMADHRLRLQSQLIGQFTLALAHELASHGLRLEFLDGGYAVPSWLDTKWVTAAAKDLLRNQGKSLLLAGRRQPPAVHALVAAVNAVLGNVGTTVTYHELKDAAVPSRAELTSLVQSLRSATIETLVMLGGDPVYNAPADLEFQSAMKKAKQIVHLASHINDTSKAVTWHVPQAHFLEIWGDVRSADGTASLIQPMIEPLFGGKSAIELLSHLTSGRDLRGYDIVRATWQPVFGPVAFESKWQRMLHDGLLGESAPPAVAHSIDDRSVRSAIQAGVPSDSPDAAGMEISFTVAHVWDGRFANNGWLQELPDSVTKLTWDNVAAMSDATAKALGVSSGELVRLTYRGATLEMPAWICPGHADNSISVPLGYGRENFGRVADNVGFNSYRLRFSEAADFAVGVQAARTGQMYELSSVQDHWSMEGRPIVREATYDEYKDKPDFKPEMIDHPPLVPPWNPHKYDTGYQWGMTIDLNACTGCNACTIACQSENNIPIVGKDQVSRGREMHWIRLDRYFAGSVEEPEMVHQPMACQHCENAPCENVCPVAATTHDKEGLNLMVYNRCIGTRYCSNNCPYKVRRFNFYNYTKDLPETQRMQQNPDVTVRFRGVMEKCTYCIQRIAGAKILAKRDGKEIADGEIVTACQQACPTQAIVFGNVNDPNSRVSQIKKANRNYGVLEEYFTSPRTTYLAKLRNPNPELGKTAAG